One genomic segment of Mycolicibacterium gilvum includes these proteins:
- a CDS encoding GOLPH3/VPS74 family protein translates to MAQIAEDLFLLLLDNASAQPALDGARRGHVLAAASLLDLALDCRVRPAVDGERAPAGRLVALDTEGPVDPVAAPALAMLQSRPLRPGTAIKKLGRHTEERLIAHLEQTGQIRRTVESTRRFGKTVSYPLTGRGRVGPARQALTSALFEGASPAPATAAVITVLHAVDGLGALLSLNDRGWRWVHARAGEIAGGSWVDESPSALPEVNLAVTAATVRQALAQLT, encoded by the coding sequence ATGGCCCAGATCGCAGAGGACCTGTTTCTGCTGCTGCTGGACAACGCGTCGGCCCAGCCCGCGCTCGACGGTGCGCGCCGCGGCCACGTGCTGGCCGCCGCGTCGTTGCTCGATCTCGCCCTCGACTGCCGTGTCCGTCCGGCCGTCGACGGTGAACGGGCGCCGGCCGGCAGGCTGGTGGCCCTCGACACCGAGGGCCCTGTCGACCCCGTCGCGGCGCCTGCGCTGGCGATGCTGCAGAGCAGGCCGCTGCGACCCGGCACGGCGATCAAGAAGCTCGGCAGACACACCGAGGAGCGTCTGATCGCCCACCTGGAGCAGACCGGTCAGATCCGTCGCACCGTCGAGTCGACGCGGCGGTTCGGCAAGACCGTCTCGTATCCGCTCACCGGTCGCGGCCGAGTCGGCCCTGCGCGGCAAGCTCTGACGTCGGCGCTGTTCGAGGGCGCGTCGCCGGCGCCGGCGACGGCGGCCGTCATCACCGTGCTGCACGCCGTCGACGGGCTCGGCGCACTGCTGAGCCTCAACGACCGCGGCTGGCGCTGGGTCCATGCCCGCGCCGGTGAGATCGCCGGCGGCAGTTGGGTGGACGAGTCGCCGTCGGCACTGCCCGAGGTGAACCTGGCGGTCACCGCGGCGACGGTGCGCCAGGCACTCGCGCAATTGACCTAG
- a CDS encoding cystathionine gamma-synthase, giving the protein MGEQRSNADRYRAYGPATKAIHAGYRPDPATGVVNPPIYASSTFAQDGVGGLRGGFEYARTGNPTRSVLESALAAMEGASYGRAFSSGMAATDCVLRAVLRPGDHIVIPDDAYGGTFRLIDKVFSLWGISYTAVALSDLDRVRAAITDRTRLVWIETPTNPLLSIADIAAISALGAEKDVKVLVDNTFASPALQQPLALGADIVLHSTTKYIGGHSDVVGGAVLTNDEALDDAFAFLQNGAGAVPGPFDAYLTIRGLKTLPLRMQRHSENATAVAEFLDGHPAVDTVLYPGLPSHPGHEVAARQMSGFGGMISVRLAGGPQAARDFCARTEIFILAESLGGVESLIEYPGAMTHASTAGSQLEVPDDLVRLSVGIEDVADLVGDVEQALG; this is encoded by the coding sequence ATGGGTGAGCAGCGCAGTAACGCAGACCGGTACCGGGCTTACGGACCCGCGACCAAGGCCATTCATGCCGGTTACCGGCCCGATCCGGCCACCGGTGTGGTCAATCCGCCGATCTATGCGAGCTCCACGTTCGCCCAGGACGGTGTCGGCGGGCTGCGCGGCGGGTTCGAGTACGCCCGCACCGGGAACCCGACCCGGTCCGTCCTGGAGTCGGCGCTGGCCGCGATGGAGGGCGCCTCCTATGGGCGTGCGTTCTCCTCAGGGATGGCCGCCACCGATTGCGTGCTGCGTGCGGTGCTGCGGCCGGGCGATCACATCGTGATCCCCGACGACGCCTACGGCGGCACGTTCCGGCTGATCGACAAGGTCTTCAGCCTGTGGGGTATCAGCTACACCGCCGTCGCGCTGTCGGATCTCGACCGGGTGCGCGCCGCGATCACCGACCGCACGCGACTCGTCTGGATCGAGACCCCGACCAACCCGCTGCTGTCGATCGCCGACATCGCGGCGATCTCGGCGCTGGGCGCCGAGAAGGACGTGAAAGTGTTGGTGGACAACACCTTCGCCTCGCCGGCACTTCAGCAGCCGCTCGCGCTGGGGGCCGATATCGTGCTGCACTCGACGACGAAGTACATCGGCGGACACTCCGATGTGGTCGGGGGAGCGGTGCTGACCAACGACGAGGCACTCGACGACGCGTTCGCGTTCCTGCAGAACGGCGCCGGTGCCGTGCCGGGACCGTTCGACGCGTACCTGACGATCCGCGGGCTCAAGACGCTGCCGTTGCGGATGCAGCGGCACAGCGAAAACGCCACTGCCGTCGCGGAGTTCCTCGACGGACACCCCGCGGTCGACACCGTGCTGTACCCGGGGCTGCCGTCGCATCCGGGGCACGAGGTCGCGGCGCGGCAGATGAGCGGTTTCGGCGGGATGATCTCGGTGCGGCTCGCCGGCGGACCGCAGGCCGCACGCGACTTCTGTGCGCGCACAGAGATTTTCATTCTCGCCGAGTCGTTGGGCGGCGTGGAGTCGCTGATCGAGTATCCGGGTGCGATGACGCACGCCTCCACGGCGGGTTCGCAACTGGAGGTGCCCGACGACCTGGTGCGGCTGTCGGTCGGGATCGAGGACGTGGCCGATCTCGTCGGCGACGTGGAACAGGCGCTCGGCTAG
- a CDS encoding RDD family protein, with the protein MRTAARNPHTSWTRRVAAGILDAVPVMLGWGIWESVAIGAASTECVTYDNGGVACTAIGSPAGDVVGVLMVFLTVAYLCWNLGLRQGRRGASIGKSVMGFRMVDEKTWQAVGFGRSMLRLLVHVVDAVPLGIGFLFPLWDRRRQTLADKLMGTVCVPVQGTVLGTRR; encoded by the coding sequence GTGAGGACGGCGGCACGGAATCCGCACACGTCCTGGACGAGGAGGGTCGCGGCGGGGATTCTCGACGCGGTCCCGGTGATGCTCGGGTGGGGGATCTGGGAGTCGGTGGCGATCGGCGCCGCCTCGACCGAATGCGTGACCTACGACAACGGCGGCGTCGCGTGCACCGCGATCGGGTCGCCGGCCGGCGATGTCGTCGGTGTGCTGATGGTGTTCCTGACCGTCGCGTACCTCTGCTGGAACCTCGGTCTCCGGCAGGGACGTCGCGGCGCCAGTATCGGCAAATCGGTCATGGGCTTCCGGATGGTCGACGAGAAGACCTGGCAGGCAGTCGGATTCGGCAGATCCATGCTGCGGCTGCTCGTGCATGTCGTCGACGCCGTGCCGTTGGGCATCGGGTTCCTGTTCCCGTTGTGGGACCGCCGCCGCCAGACCCTGGCCGACAAGCTGATGGGCACCGTCTGCGTACCGGTGCAGGGGACGGTCCTGGGCACCCGGCGGTGA
- a CDS encoding cystathionine beta-synthase, whose translation MRIARHISELIGNTPLVQLNSVVPPGAGTVVAKVEYLNPGGSSKDRIAIKMIDAAEASGELKPGGTIVEPTSGNTGVGLAIVAQQRGYKCIFVCPDKVSEDKQNVLRAYGAEVVVCPTAVAPDDPASYYSVSNRLVSEIDGAWKPDQYSNPMGPESHYETTGPEIWADTDGKITHFVAGVGTGGTITGAGRYLKEVSGGRVKVIGADPEGSVYSGGTGRPYLVEGVGEDFWPSAYDPSVPDEIIAVSDADSFDMTRRLAREEALLVGGSCGMAAVAAIRVAEREGPDALVVVLLPDGGRGYLSKIFNDGWMSSYGFLRTRLDGSVQESTVGDVLRGKSGALPALVHTHPSETVRDAIGILREYGVSQMPVVGAEPPVMAGEVAGSVSERDLVSAVFEGRAKLADAVAQHMSPPLPLIGAGELVSAAAKTLRECDAVMVVEEGKPAGVLTRHDLLGYLSDSSPGH comes from the coding sequence ATGCGGATCGCCCGGCACATCAGTGAGCTCATCGGCAACACCCCCCTGGTTCAACTGAACTCTGTCGTCCCCCCGGGCGCGGGCACGGTCGTCGCCAAGGTCGAGTACCTCAATCCCGGCGGCAGCTCCAAGGACCGCATCGCGATCAAGATGATCGACGCGGCCGAGGCCAGCGGCGAGCTGAAGCCCGGCGGCACCATCGTCGAGCCGACGTCCGGCAACACCGGCGTCGGCCTCGCCATCGTCGCCCAGCAGCGCGGGTACAAGTGCATCTTCGTCTGCCCCGACAAGGTCAGCGAGGACAAGCAGAACGTGCTGCGGGCCTACGGCGCGGAGGTCGTGGTGTGCCCGACGGCCGTCGCCCCCGACGATCCCGCCAGCTACTACTCCGTCTCCAACCGGCTCGTCTCGGAGATCGACGGCGCCTGGAAACCCGACCAGTACTCCAACCCGATGGGGCCGGAGAGCCACTACGAGACCACGGGCCCCGAGATCTGGGCCGACACCGACGGCAAGATCACCCACTTCGTCGCCGGCGTCGGCACCGGCGGCACGATCACCGGCGCCGGGCGCTACCTCAAAGAGGTCTCCGGTGGCCGCGTCAAGGTCATCGGCGCCGACCCCGAGGGGTCGGTCTATTCCGGCGGCACCGGACGTCCCTACCTGGTGGAAGGCGTCGGTGAGGACTTCTGGCCGTCGGCGTACGACCCGTCGGTGCCCGACGAGATCATCGCCGTCTCGGACGCCGACTCCTTCGACATGACGAGGCGGCTGGCACGCGAGGAGGCGCTGCTTGTTGGCGGTTCCTGCGGCATGGCGGCGGTCGCGGCGATCCGGGTCGCCGAGCGGGAAGGCCCCGACGCGCTGGTGGTGGTATTGCTGCCCGACGGCGGACGCGGCTACCTGTCGAAGATCTTCAACGACGGATGGATGTCGTCCTACGGGTTCCTGCGCACCAGGCTCGACGGATCGGTCCAGGAATCCACCGTCGGCGACGTCCTGCGCGGCAAGTCCGGCGCGCTGCCGGCACTGGTCCACACGCACCCGTCGGAGACGGTCCGCGACGCGATCGGCATCCTGCGCGAATACGGCGTCTCCCAGATGCCGGTGGTGGGTGCCGAACCGCCGGTGATGGCCGGTGAGGTCGCCGGCAGCGTGTCCGAGCGCGATCTGGTGTCCGCGGTCTTCGAGGGCCGGGCCAAGCTCGCCGACGCGGTCGCCCAGCACATGAGCCCGCCGCTGCCGCTGATCGGCGCGGGCGAACTCGTCAGCGCGGCGGCCAAGACGCTGCGCGAATGCGACGCGGTGATGGTGGTCGAGGAGGGCAAACCGGCAGGCGTGCTCACCCGCCACGACCTGCTCGGATATCTGTCCGACTCCTCGCCGGGCCACTGA
- a CDS encoding alpha/beta hydrolase has product MTAPSKVPATPHVAINAARGRKQRRFPVSDGAPVEVVEDGPSVAGRVLGLAAMATIKPFLTVGSYAPKLPWPWGLVDFAARVLKPAPGTVRATIKLPHCTAQLVRAAGVLPADGNRTVILYLHGGAFLTCGVNTHGRLVTALSRCADAPALVVNYRMIPKHSVGTALDDCYDAYKWLRETGYEPEQIVLAGDSAGGYLALALAEKLQAEGINGYVGETPAAVVTMSPLFEIDNEARADHPNVRTDSMFPPKAFHALVELIEEAASRRMVNGAPEEVYEPLDHIEPGLPRTLIHVSGSEVLLSDARKAARLLAASGVPVEVRIWPGQMHVFQLGAPMVPEASRSIKQIGEYIREATW; this is encoded by the coding sequence ATGACGGCACCCAGCAAGGTCCCAGCGACTCCTCATGTTGCGATCAACGCAGCTCGGGGCCGTAAGCAGCGGCGATTCCCGGTCTCTGACGGGGCGCCGGTCGAGGTCGTCGAAGACGGGCCGAGCGTTGCCGGCCGCGTGCTCGGGCTGGCCGCGATGGCCACCATCAAACCGTTCCTGACCGTCGGTAGCTACGCACCCAAGCTCCCGTGGCCGTGGGGATTGGTCGACTTCGCCGCGCGTGTCCTCAAACCCGCGCCCGGCACCGTGCGGGCGACGATCAAACTCCCGCACTGCACCGCGCAGCTCGTTCGCGCCGCCGGTGTGCTGCCGGCCGACGGAAACCGCACCGTCATCCTGTACCTGCACGGCGGGGCGTTCCTGACGTGTGGCGTGAACACCCACGGCCGCCTCGTCACCGCGCTGTCGAGGTGCGCCGACGCGCCCGCGCTGGTGGTGAACTACCGGATGATCCCCAAGCACTCCGTGGGCACGGCGCTCGACGACTGCTACGACGCCTACAAGTGGCTGCGCGAAACCGGTTATGAGCCCGAGCAGATCGTGCTGGCCGGCGATTCGGCCGGCGGCTACCTCGCGCTGGCGCTCGCCGAGAAGCTGCAGGCCGAAGGCATCAACGGTTACGTCGGGGAGACGCCGGCCGCTGTCGTGACGATGTCCCCGTTGTTCGAGATCGACAACGAGGCGCGCGCGGACCACCCGAACGTCCGCACCGACTCGATGTTCCCGCCCAAGGCTTTCCACGCTCTCGTCGAGCTCATCGAGGAGGCCGCGTCCCGCCGCATGGTCAACGGCGCGCCGGAGGAGGTCTACGAGCCGCTCGACCACATCGAACCCGGCCTGCCCCGCACGCTGATCCACGTGTCCGGCTCCGAGGTGCTGCTCAGTGACGCCCGTAAGGCCGCGCGTCTGCTCGCCGCATCGGGTGTTCCCGTCGAGGTCCGCATCTGGCCCGGCCAGATGCACGTCTTCCAGCTCGGGGCGCCGATGGTTCCGGAGGCGAGCCGCTCGATCAAGCAGATCGGCGAGTACATCCGAGAGGCCACCTGGTAG
- a CDS encoding SGNH/GDSL hydrolase family protein: MGIPRRRSTVALAAAATLASTGTAYVGARNLLTGQADQARQIIPKAWDIPPRADGVYSPGGGPVERWHRGVPFDLHLMIFGDSTATGYGCTVADEVPGVLIARGLAEESGKRIRLSTKAIVGATSKGLSGQIDAMYVAGPPPDAAVIMIGANDITKPNGIGPSARRLGRAVRRLRGSDAVVVVGTCPDFGVITAIPQPLRWVARSRGLRLAHAQAAAVRAAGGVPVPFSDLLAPHFYKTPELLFSPDMFHPSAAGYELAATQLLPALCEELGEFITGEPLAEALESRTGEGTSLLSRVSGLTRLWRRSTGVPAPIVVAAG; encoded by the coding sequence GTGGGCATCCCGCGTCGTCGTTCGACGGTCGCCCTGGCGGCCGCAGCCACGCTTGCCTCGACAGGCACGGCGTACGTCGGGGCACGCAATCTGCTCACCGGCCAGGCCGATCAGGCCCGCCAGATCATTCCGAAGGCCTGGGACATTCCGCCGCGCGCCGACGGCGTGTACTCGCCGGGAGGCGGACCCGTCGAGCGTTGGCACCGCGGCGTCCCGTTCGATCTGCACCTGATGATCTTCGGCGACTCCACGGCGACCGGGTACGGCTGCACGGTGGCCGACGAGGTGCCCGGTGTGCTGATCGCGCGCGGGCTGGCCGAGGAGTCCGGTAAGCGGATCCGCTTGAGCACCAAGGCCATCGTCGGCGCCACCTCGAAGGGCCTGTCGGGTCAGATCGACGCGATGTACGTCGCGGGCCCGCCGCCGGACGCCGCGGTCATCATGATCGGCGCCAACGACATCACCAAGCCGAACGGCATCGGCCCGTCGGCGCGTCGGCTCGGCCGGGCGGTACGACGGCTCCGCGGCAGCGACGCCGTCGTCGTCGTCGGCACCTGTCCCGATTTCGGCGTCATCACCGCGATCCCCCAGCCGCTGCGCTGGGTGGCGCGCAGCCGCGGGCTGCGCCTCGCGCACGCGCAGGCTGCGGCCGTGCGCGCCGCCGGAGGCGTCCCGGTGCCGTTCTCGGATCTGTTGGCGCCGCATTTCTACAAGACGCCGGAGCTGCTGTTCTCCCCCGACATGTTCCATCCGTCGGCGGCGGGATACGAGCTGGCGGCCACCCAGTTGCTGCCCGCGCTCTGCGAGGAGCTCGGCGAGTTCATCACCGGCGAACCGCTGGCCGAGGCGCTGGAGTCGAGGACCGGCGAGGGCACCTCCCTGTTGTCCCGGGTCAGCGGGCTGACCAGGTTGTGGCGCCGCTCCACCGGGGTCCCCGCGCCGATCGTCGTGGCCGCGGGCTAG
- a CDS encoding acetyl-CoA C-acetyltransferase, with protein MPEAVIVATARSPIGRANKGSLVSMRPDDLAAQMVRAALDKVPSLDPRDIDDLMMGCAQPAGEAGYNIARAVAVELGYDFLPGTTVNRYCSSSLQTTRMAFHAIKAGEGHAFISAGVETVSRFGKGAADGAPDSKNPIFADAQERSAKAAEGAEEWHDPREDGLLPDVYIAMGQTAENVAAFTGISREDQDHWGVRSQNRAEEAINSGFFDREIVPVTLPDGTVVSKDDGPRAGTSYDKISQLKPVFRPNGTITAGNACPLNDGAAAVVIMSDTKAKELGLTPLARIVSTGVSGLSPEIMGLGPIEAVKKALANAKMSISDIDLYEINEAFAVQVLGSARELGMDEDKLNVSGGAIALGHPFGMTGARITATLLNNLATHDKTFGIESMCVGGGQGMAMVVERLS; from the coding sequence ATGCCCGAAGCCGTCATCGTCGCCACCGCACGTTCACCCATCGGCAGGGCCAACAAGGGCTCGCTGGTGTCGATGCGTCCCGACGATCTCGCCGCCCAGATGGTCCGCGCGGCGCTGGACAAGGTGCCGTCGCTGGACCCGCGCGACATCGACGACCTGATGATGGGCTGCGCGCAGCCCGCCGGTGAGGCCGGCTACAACATCGCTCGGGCCGTCGCCGTCGAGCTCGGCTACGACTTCCTGCCCGGCACGACCGTGAACCGGTACTGCTCGTCGTCGCTGCAGACCACGCGGATGGCGTTCCACGCGATCAAGGCCGGCGAGGGCCACGCGTTCATCTCGGCCGGCGTCGAGACGGTGTCGCGGTTCGGCAAGGGTGCGGCCGACGGCGCGCCGGACTCGAAGAACCCGATCTTCGCCGACGCGCAGGAGCGGTCGGCCAAGGCGGCCGAGGGTGCCGAGGAATGGCACGATCCGCGCGAGGACGGGCTGCTGCCCGACGTCTACATCGCGATGGGCCAGACCGCCGAGAACGTCGCGGCGTTCACCGGAATCAGCCGTGAGGACCAGGACCACTGGGGCGTGCGTTCGCAGAACCGCGCGGAAGAGGCGATCAACAGCGGCTTCTTCGACCGCGAGATCGTGCCGGTGACGCTGCCCGACGGAACCGTGGTGTCCAAGGACGACGGGCCGCGCGCGGGTACCAGCTACGACAAGATCAGCCAGCTCAAGCCGGTGTTCCGGCCCAACGGCACGATCACCGCCGGCAATGCGTGCCCGCTCAACGACGGCGCCGCCGCGGTCGTCATCATGAGCGACACCAAGGCCAAGGAACTCGGCCTGACCCCGCTGGCGCGCATCGTCTCCACGGGTGTGTCGGGCCTGTCGCCCGAGATCATGGGCCTGGGCCCCATCGAAGCCGTCAAGAAGGCGCTCGCCAACGCGAAGATGAGCATCTCCGACATCGACCTCTACGAGATCAACGAGGCGTTCGCGGTGCAGGTGCTCGGCTCGGCCCGTGAGCTCGGCATGGACGAGGACAAGCTCAATGTGTCCGGCGGCGCGATCGCGCTGGGTCACCCGTTCGGCATGACCGGCGCCCGCATCACCGCGACGCTGCTCAACAACCTCGCCACCCATGACAAGACGTTCGGCATCGAGTCGATGTGCGTCGGCGGCGGGCAGGGCATGGCGATGGTCGTGGAGCGGCTCTCCTAA
- the purT gene encoding formate-dependent phosphoribosylglycinamide formyltransferase, with the protein MTTIGTALSPRATKVMLLGSGELGREVLIALQRLGVETIAVDRYANAPGQQVAHHARTIAMTDPEQLRALIEAERPDLVVPEIEAIATPALEALEAEGVATVIPTARAARLTMDREGIRRLAAETLGLPTSPYRFCDSLEELRAAIDGTVGYPCVVKPVMSSSGKGQSKIDGPEDVAPAWEYAMSGSRVSNTRIIVEGFVDFDYEITLLTVRARGASGEVQTQFCEPIGHRQVSGDYVESWQPHPMPSTALDRSRQIAKAVTENLGGQGIFGVELFVKGDDVWFSEVSPRPHDTGMVTMVTQWQNEFELHARAILGLPVDTTLKSPGASAVIYGGVDAEGVVFDGVDRALAVPHTDIRLFGKPESFVNRRMGVALAFADDVDTARRNAAEAASRVTPRAV; encoded by the coding sequence ATGACCACCATCGGAACGGCGCTGTCACCGCGCGCCACGAAAGTCATGCTGCTCGGCTCCGGTGAGCTCGGTCGCGAGGTTCTGATCGCGCTGCAGCGCCTCGGCGTCGAGACCATCGCTGTCGACCGCTACGCCAACGCGCCCGGCCAGCAGGTCGCCCACCACGCGCGCACGATCGCGATGACCGATCCCGAGCAGTTGCGGGCGCTGATCGAGGCCGAACGGCCCGACCTGGTGGTGCCCGAGATCGAGGCCATCGCGACCCCGGCTCTCGAAGCGCTCGAGGCCGAGGGCGTGGCCACGGTGATCCCGACGGCCCGCGCCGCACGGCTGACCATGGACCGTGAGGGGATCCGTCGCCTCGCGGCCGAGACGCTGGGTCTGCCGACCAGCCCGTACCGGTTCTGCGACTCGCTGGAGGAACTGCGGGCCGCCATCGACGGCACCGTCGGCTACCCGTGCGTCGTCAAACCCGTGATGAGCAGCTCGGGTAAGGGGCAGTCGAAAATCGACGGCCCCGAGGACGTCGCACCCGCCTGGGAGTACGCGATGTCGGGCAGCCGGGTCTCCAACACCCGCATCATCGTCGAGGGGTTCGTCGACTTCGACTACGAGATCACGCTGCTGACGGTGCGGGCCCGCGGCGCTTCGGGCGAAGTCCAGACGCAATTCTGTGAGCCCATCGGGCATCGGCAGGTCAGCGGTGACTATGTCGAGAGCTGGCAACCGCATCCGATGCCGTCGACCGCCCTGGACCGGTCGCGGCAGATCGCGAAGGCGGTGACCGAGAACCTCGGCGGACAGGGCATCTTCGGCGTGGAGCTGTTCGTGAAGGGCGACGACGTGTGGTTCAGCGAGGTCAGCCCGCGCCCACACGACACCGGCATGGTCACGATGGTCACGCAGTGGCAGAACGAGTTCGAGTTGCACGCGCGGGCGATCCTGGGCCTGCCGGTGGACACGACGCTGAAGTCGCCGGGCGCCAGCGCGGTGATCTACGGCGGGGTGGACGCCGAGGGTGTGGTGTTCGACGGCGTCGATCGGGCACTGGCGGTGCCGCACACCGATATCCGGCTGTTCGGCAAGCCGGAGAGTTTCGTCAACCGGCGGATGGGCGTCGCCCTGGCCTTCGCCGACGACGTCGACACCGCGCGCCGCAATGCCGCCGAGGCCGCGAGCCGGGTCACGCCGCGGGCGGTGTAG
- a CDS encoding Bax inhibitor-1/YccA family protein has translation MRESSNPVFRSLPKQQQGGYAQFGTGAAAGYGAQAVHADPYTSQQYPDQQQRGVSRALTIDDVVMKTGMTLGVLTAVAVVSYFLVSGNVGLAMPFTLVGALGGLALVLVATFGRKQDNPAIVLSYAALEGLFLGAISFVLANIVSVGGVGMIAQAIVGTLGVFFGMLVVYKTGAIRVTPKFTRMIVAGLFGVVALMLLNLVLALFGVGGGAGLGLRDGGMLAIGFSLLCIGLAAFSFLIDFDAADQMVRAGAPEKAAWGIALGLTVTLVWLYLEILRLLSYFNND, from the coding sequence GTGCGCGAAAGCAGCAACCCGGTATTCCGCTCACTGCCTAAGCAGCAGCAGGGCGGTTACGCGCAATTCGGTACGGGAGCCGCCGCCGGCTACGGTGCGCAGGCGGTCCACGCCGATCCGTACACCTCACAGCAGTATCCGGACCAGCAGCAGCGCGGCGTCTCCCGTGCGCTGACAATCGACGACGTCGTGATGAAGACCGGCATGACGCTCGGCGTCCTGACGGCCGTCGCGGTCGTGTCGTACTTCCTCGTCAGCGGCAACGTCGGTCTGGCGATGCCGTTCACCCTGGTGGGTGCGCTCGGCGGTCTCGCGCTGGTCCTCGTCGCCACGTTCGGGCGCAAGCAGGACAACCCGGCGATCGTGCTGAGCTACGCCGCACTCGAGGGACTGTTCCTCGGTGCGATCTCCTTCGTGCTCGCCAACATCGTCTCTGTCGGCGGCGTCGGCATGATCGCGCAGGCGATCGTCGGCACGCTGGGCGTGTTCTTCGGCATGCTCGTGGTCTACAAGACCGGCGCCATCCGCGTCACCCCGAAGTTCACCCGCATGATCGTTGCCGGCCTGTTCGGTGTCGTCGCGCTGATGCTGCTCAACCTGGTGCTGGCGCTCTTCGGCGTCGGTGGCGGCGCGGGCCTCGGCCTGCGTGACGGTGGCATGCTCGCCATCGGCTTCTCGCTGCTGTGCATCGGCCTGGCCGCGTTCAGCTTCCTGATCGACTTCGACGCCGCCGACCAGATGGTCCGCGCCGGCGCGCCGGAGAAGGCGGCCTGGGGCATCGCGCTCGGCCTGACCGTGACCCTGGTCTGGCTGTACCTCGAGATCCTGCGTCTGCTGAGCTACTTCAACAACGACTAG
- a CDS encoding enoyl-CoA hydratase/isomerase family protein, which yields MDENEDVLVTVANGIGRITLNRPKAINSLTHPMVTAIDATLKTWQTDDSVTAVLVTGAGERGLCAGGDVVAIYHDAKVRGAQTRRFWHDEYLLNSYIGRYPKPYVAIMNGITMGGGVGISAHGSVRVVTETTKMAMPEVGIGFIPDVGGTFILSRTPGLLGVHAAMTGAPFSGADAIEMGFADHFVPQDQLEAFVAAVEADGVDAAVAAHAQQPPPSPLSAHREWIDSCYAAGTADDIVSALRAHGAQPATDAADLIASRSPVAVSVALEAVRRAAGLATLEDVLRQEFRTSIAALRSHDLVEGIRALLIDKDKNPQWSPATLADVTAADIEAYFVSADPDINFEEQS from the coding sequence GTGGACGAAAACGAGGATGTCCTAGTAACCGTAGCCAACGGGATCGGTCGCATCACGCTGAACCGGCCCAAGGCGATCAACTCGCTGACCCATCCGATGGTCACCGCGATCGACGCGACGCTCAAAACCTGGCAGACCGACGACTCGGTGACGGCGGTCCTCGTCACCGGCGCCGGGGAGCGCGGGCTGTGCGCCGGCGGCGACGTCGTCGCGATCTATCACGACGCGAAGGTCCGAGGTGCGCAGACCAGACGGTTCTGGCACGACGAGTACCTGCTGAACTCCTACATCGGGCGCTACCCGAAGCCCTATGTCGCGATCATGAACGGCATCACCATGGGTGGCGGCGTCGGGATCAGCGCACACGGCAGCGTCCGGGTGGTCACCGAGACGACGAAGATGGCGATGCCCGAGGTGGGCATCGGGTTCATCCCCGACGTCGGCGGCACGTTCATCCTGTCCAGGACGCCGGGGCTGCTCGGAGTGCACGCGGCGATGACGGGCGCACCCTTCTCCGGCGCTGACGCGATCGAGATGGGATTCGCCGACCACTTCGTGCCGCAGGACCAACTGGAGGCGTTCGTCGCCGCGGTCGAGGCCGACGGTGTCGACGCGGCGGTCGCGGCCCACGCCCAGCAGCCCCCGCCCAGCCCGCTCTCGGCACACCGGGAGTGGATCGACAGCTGCTACGCCGCCGGGACGGCCGACGACATCGTCTCCGCACTGCGCGCGCACGGCGCCCAACCGGCGACGGACGCGGCCGACCTGATCGCGTCGCGTTCCCCGGTGGCGGTGTCCGTCGCGCTGGAAGCGGTCCGCCGGGCCGCCGGGCTCGCCACACTGGAGGACGTGCTGCGTCAGGAGTTCCGGACCTCGATCGCGGCGCTGCGTTCCCACGATCTCGTCGAGGGCATCCGCGCGTTGCTCATCGACAAGGACAAGAACCCCCAGTGGTCACCCGCCACGTTGGCCGACGTGACCGCCGCAGACATCGAGGCGTACTTCGTCTCCGCGGACCCTGACATCAACTTCGAGGAGCAGTCATGA